The Lycium ferocissimum isolate CSIRO_LF1 chromosome 10, AGI_CSIRO_Lferr_CH_V1, whole genome shotgun sequence genome window below encodes:
- the LOC132033941 gene encoding protein MKS1-like, translating into MLFSSFSPSTKFASPSFLPTFDSLMFPMDQPENNAGKSPRRELQGPRPAPLKVRKDSHKIRKPPVGPSQHHYQPSQAPPRPPVIIYTVSPKVIHANPSEFMTLVQRLTGPDHNSKCSTSANATSSSSSSSFLPFQENMNAGAISPAARFASIEKTRTPEGKKLQQICDMGNNYMVHEGIEIGTEIERSGFFPGILSPNPSSLPPIPPNFFSPPSHDPNTLGFFYDLSPVLHSNKNYFEPSFLPSPSNNNFISPRLFLSPGTPSLDLFNNLFDV; encoded by the coding sequence atgcttttttcctccttttcacCATCTACAAAATTTGCATCTCCTTCTTTCCTTCCAACCTTTGACTCTCTAATGTTTCCAATGGATCAACCGGAAAACAACGCCGGAAAGTCACCAAGAAGAGAGCTACAAGGACCCCGACCGGCCCCACTAAAAGTACGTAAAGATTCTCATAAAATCCGAAAACCACCGGTAGGGCCGTCACAACACCACTACCAACCATCACAAGCTCCACCACGACCGCCAGTTATTATATATACCGTGTCACCCAAGGTAATCCATGCAAACCCTAGCGAGTTCATGACGTTAGTACAAAGGCTCACAGGACCGGATCATAATTCCAAGTGTTCCACCTCAGCAAATGCCACGTCATCATCCTCGTCCTCGTCTTTCTTgccttttcaagaaaatatgaaCGCCGGCGCGATATCTCCAGCTGCTAGGTTTGCATCCATAGAGAAAACAAGGACAcccgaagggaaaaaattacaacaaatttGTGACATGGGAAATAACTATATGGTACATGAAGGTATAGAAATAGGGACAGAAATTGAAAGAAGTGGATTTTTTCCTGGTATTTTATCACCAAATCCATCTTCTCTTCCACCTATACCACCAAATTTCTTCTCACCGCCATCTCATGATCCAAATACACTAGGGTTTTTCTATGACTTAAGCCCCGTGTTACATAGTAACAAGAATTATTTTGAACCTAGTTTTTTGCCTAGCCCTTCCAATAATAATTTCATTTCTCCAAGATTGTTTTTATCTCCAGGTACTCCATCTTTAGACCTTTTCAATAATTTATTTGACGTTTAG